The Mauremys mutica isolate MM-2020 ecotype Southern chromosome 1, ASM2049712v1, whole genome shotgun sequence genome has a segment encoding these proteins:
- the LOC123362458 gene encoding olfactory receptor 52E4-like, with the protein MSDFNATDFTNPSTFILLGITGLETVHIWISIPFCTMYAIAILGNFTILFIVKMEPSLHEPMYYFLCMLAITDLVLSTSILPKMLSIFWFNSREIDFSACLIQLYFIHCFSVMESGIFVAMAFDRYVAICDPLRHSTILTNPVVAMIGLAVVLRGCIIVLPTPFLARRWPYCRTNIIPHTYCDGMAVVKLACADIRINSYYSLSVTILVSCLDVFFITLSYTQILRAIFSLPTKDARLKTFRTCGSHLCVFLAFHIPALFSIFTHRFGQNVPLHFHVLMANMYLLVPPILNPIIYGVGTRRIRDRLLRLFTCKGT; encoded by the coding sequence atgtctGATTTCAATGCAACCgatttcaccaacccctccaccttcatcctgctgggcattacTGGCCTGGAGACAGTCcatatctggatctccatccccttctgcaccatgtacgccatagccatcttggggaacttcaccatcctgttcatcgtgaagatggagccgagcctccatgagcccatgtactatttcctctgcatgctggccatcaccgacctggtcctgtccacatccatcctgcccaaaatgctgagcatcttctggttcaactccagggagatcgatttcagtgcctgcctcattcaactgtacttcattcactgcttctcagtgatggagtctgggatctttgtggccatggcttttgatcgctatgtggccatctgtgatcccctgagacattccaccatcctgacaaaccctgTGGTGGCCATGATtggcctggccgtggtgctgcgtgGCTGCATAATCGTACTGCCAACTCCCTTCCTGGCGAggcggtggccatattgcagaactaACATCATCCCCCACACGTACTGTGATGGCATGGCCGTGGTGAAACTGGCCTGTGCCGACATCCGCATCAATAGTTACTACAGCCTCTCTGTGACAATCTTGGTGTCTTGTttggatgtgttttttatcacTCTATCCTacacccagatcctcagggccatcttcagcctccccacaaaggacgcccggctcaagacttttagGACCTGCGGCTCTCACCTCTGTGTCTTCTTAGCCTTTCACATCCCAGCTCTCTTCTCCATCTTCACGCACCGGTTTGGCCAGaatgtgcccctgcatttccatGTTCTCATGGCCAACATGTACCTCCTGGTGCCTCCCATATtgaaccccatcatctacggggTGGGGACCAGACGTATtcgggacaggctgctccggctctttaCTTGTAAAGGGACGTAA